A single Acidobacteriaceae bacterium DNA region contains:
- a CDS encoding cold-shock protein has translation MEQGTVKWFNDAKGFGFLSRASGDDVFVHHSAIQSNGFRSLQEGQQVEFNVVKGPKGWQAENVRAL, from the coding sequence ATGGAACAGGGAACAGTGAAATGGTTTAACGATGCGAAGGGCTTCGGCTTTCTGAGCCGGGCTTCAGGCGACGACGTGTTCGTGCATCACTCGGCAATCCAGAGCAACGGCTTCCGCTCGCTGCAGGAAGGCCAGCAGGTTGAGTTCAACGTTGTGAAGGGCCCCAAGGGCTGGCAGGCAGAGAACGTTCGCGCTCTCTAA
- a CDS encoding thymidine phosphorylase — MSEQVFHPIDLILHKRDGHELSTEEINQFVRSVVQGGERKSTPTITDAQIGSFLMAVFQRGLSPRELADLTTAMRYSGETFDASGLDTFTVDKHSTGGVGDKSSLLIAPVLAAAGLENSPSISVPMISGRSLGHTGGTLDKLETIPGFDTQLSLPRMREVLRECHAALVGQTPRLVPADRILYAMRDHTGTVESPFLITASIMSKKLAEDLRGLVLDVKVGSGAFMPTYEKSQLLANLMVSTGELAGTRTVALLTSMEEPLGRFSGNWVEVWECVDIMRGTRHAMSADLIELSNALSGWMLFLAGKAQSPDDGAKLSDNLLRSGAAYKAWLNIVRAQGGDTSIFDNPAAFHKPKATRTLAASRAGYLRGMDCKEVGWAVQRLGAGRAKPGDPVSAHAGIESHAKLGAKLEAGQPIFTLFTEDPALLDEPFRMLEETVCIADQPPAPQPLIREIVRRQ, encoded by the coding sequence ATGTCCGAGCAAGTCTTCCATCCTATCGATCTCATCCTTCACAAGCGCGACGGCCACGAGCTGTCCACCGAAGAGATCAATCAGTTCGTCCGCAGCGTCGTTCAAGGTGGCGAAAGAAAATCTACGCCAACCATCACCGACGCGCAGATCGGCAGCTTCCTCATGGCGGTCTTTCAGCGCGGACTGTCGCCGCGCGAGCTCGCCGATCTCACAACCGCGATGCGTTATTCCGGTGAGACTTTCGACGCCTCCGGGTTGGACACATTCACCGTCGACAAGCACTCAACCGGTGGCGTCGGCGACAAGAGCTCGCTGCTGATCGCTCCGGTGCTCGCGGCAGCGGGACTCGAAAACAGTCCCAGCATCTCGGTCCCGATGATCTCTGGCCGCAGCCTGGGTCATACCGGCGGAACTCTAGACAAGCTCGAGACGATTCCCGGTTTCGACACACAGCTCTCACTGCCGCGCATGCGCGAAGTGCTGCGCGAGTGCCATGCCGCACTCGTGGGCCAGACGCCGCGGCTCGTCCCCGCCGACCGCATCCTCTACGCGATGCGCGACCACACAGGCACCGTAGAATCGCCATTCCTCATCACCGCAAGCATCATGAGCAAGAAGCTCGCCGAAGATCTCCGCGGCCTCGTACTCGATGTGAAGGTCGGCTCCGGCGCATTCATGCCGACATACGAGAAATCGCAATTGCTCGCCAATCTCATGGTCTCCACCGGTGAACTCGCAGGCACACGCACTGTTGCCCTGCTCACATCAATGGAAGAACCCCTCGGCCGTTTCAGCGGCAACTGGGTCGAAGTCTGGGAGTGCGTCGACATCATGCGCGGCACGCGTCACGCAATGTCCGCCGACCTCATCGAGCTCTCGAATGCGCTCTCCGGCTGGATGCTCTTCCTCGCCGGCAAAGCGCAGTCACCCGACGACGGCGCGAAGCTCTCGGACAACCTGCTCCGCTCCGGTGCAGCCTATAAAGCGTGGCTCAACATTGTGCGCGCGCAAGGCGGAGACACCAGCATCTTCGACAACCCCGCTGCGTTTCACAAACCAAAGGCGACGCGGACGCTCGCAGCGTCGCGTGCGGGCTACCTCAGGGGTATGGATTGCAAGGAGGTTGGCTGGGCCGTGCAGCGACTCGGAGCGGGCCGCGCAAAGCCTGGCGATCCGGTCAGTGCGCATGCTGGCATCGAATCGCACGCAAAACTCGGCGCAAAACTCGAGGCGGGCCAGCCGATCTTCACGCTGTTTACCGAAGATCCGGCGCTGCTCGACGAACCCTTCCGCATGCTTGAGGAAACTGTCTGCATCGCAGACCAGCCGCCCGCGCCGCAGCCGCTCATCCGCGAAATTGTTCGCCGGCAATAG
- a CDS encoding cytidine deaminase yields the protein MSSAAATNSLSPADQQHLREFARAAAANSYSPYSHFRVGAALLLTDGSIITGCNVENCSYRLTSCAEQAAVARAVSERGPSVRLRAVAVANLNNSASMPCGACRQTLSEFGDDDVLILYPGERGAEESTTLGALLPHAFRMQFLQK from the coding sequence ATGTCGTCTGCCGCTGCCACAAACTCGCTTTCTCCCGCTGATCAGCAACACCTTCGTGAATTCGCCCGGGCCGCGGCCGCAAACTCCTACTCACCTTACAGCCACTTTCGCGTGGGCGCCGCGCTGTTATTGACCGATGGTTCGATCATCACCGGCTGCAACGTCGAGAACTGCTCCTACCGGCTTACCAGTTGCGCCGAGCAGGCGGCGGTCGCACGCGCTGTCTCCGAGCGCGGTCCCTCCGTCCGCCTGCGTGCCGTCGCAGTAGCCAACCTGAATAATTCAGCGTCGATGCCCTGCGGTGCCTGCCGTCAGACACTCAGCGAGTTCGGCGACGATGACGTTCTCATCCTCTATCCCGGCGAAAGGGGTGCAGAGGAATCGACTACACTCGGCGCGCTGCTTCCACACGCCTTCCGCATGCAGTTTCTCCAGAAGTAA